In a single window of the Litorilituus sediminis genome:
- a CDS encoding M13 family metallopeptidase — protein sequence MKKSLIAVALATSLLSACGTSTTQQDTSSTEVKQSAGKAELGSFGVDLSARNEAIKPGDDFFMYASGTWYDNFVMPADKTRYGAFTGLAERSEKQVKEIIDDITSRKDLNEEEQLIADFYHAYMDTDTINKLGIKPIQSTLDEISAIKNTDDLTKVFGGAWLTSARSPIGGYMWFNRLDPNQYEMSLGAGGLGLPDRSYYLEDSERFAKTRDAYVAHISKMLTFAGIENADKRAQAILDLETKIAQGHWPREKRRNRDLTLNQVKRTELSKEYPGFNWDLYFAQSGHKVPQLNILQPEPVKAMISLINSEDLSVWQDYLTFHTISGNAGLLSEEIYAANFEFFGKELNGQQEPRPRWKRAISQMSGTESLGFAIGKVYVARYFPESSKKQMSELVENLRTALGQRIDNLDWMGEETKVNAHAKLAAFNPKIGYPDVWQEYDGLNISKKDLVGNVQNLRKFFNDDSVAKELEKTDRNRWGMTPQRVNAYYNSSFNEIVFPAAILQPPFFDPNADPAVNYGGIGAVIGHEMGHGFDDQGSKSDANGIQRNWWTDQDRAAFEAKADRLAGQYSKYEPIPDNFVNGRNSLGENIGDVGGLAMAYHAYKLSLNGKEAPIIDGLTGDQRFFLAWAQVWKEKRTEKSMLNQLRAGTHAPGRFRALAPRNHDAWYKAFNVQPGDKLYLPEDQRVRIW from the coding sequence ATGAAAAAATCTTTAATTGCCGTAGCGCTAGCAACTAGCCTACTTAGCGCTTGTGGCACCTCAACTACACAGCAAGACACCAGTAGTACTGAAGTTAAACAAAGTGCTGGCAAAGCAGAGCTAGGCAGCTTTGGTGTTGACTTAAGCGCGCGTAACGAAGCGATTAAACCAGGCGATGACTTCTTTATGTATGCGAGCGGCACATGGTACGACAACTTTGTTATGCCAGCAGATAAAACTCGTTACGGTGCATTCACAGGCTTGGCAGAGCGTAGTGAAAAACAAGTAAAAGAAATTATCGACGACATCACTAGTCGTAAAGACTTAAACGAAGAAGAGCAACTAATCGCTGATTTTTACCACGCCTACATGGACACTGATACCATTAACAAGCTAGGTATCAAGCCAATTCAAAGCACTTTAGATGAGATCAGTGCCATTAAAAATACTGATGATTTAACCAAAGTATTTGGCGGTGCTTGGTTAACAAGTGCCCGCTCACCTATTGGTGGCTACATGTGGTTTAACCGTTTAGATCCAAACCAATACGAAATGTCATTAGGTGCTGGCGGCTTAGGTTTACCAGATAGATCTTACTATCTAGAAGATAGCGAGCGTTTTGCTAAAACACGCGACGCTTACGTTGCCCATATCAGCAAAATGTTAACCTTTGCTGGTATTGAAAATGCTGACAAACGTGCCCAAGCCATTTTAGATTTAGAAACAAAAATTGCTCAAGGTCACTGGCCACGTGAAAAGCGTCGTAATCGTGATTTAACTTTAAACCAAGTTAAGCGCACTGAGCTAAGTAAAGAATACCCAGGCTTTAACTGGGATCTGTACTTTGCGCAATCTGGTCATAAAGTACCGCAATTAAATATTTTACAGCCAGAGCCTGTAAAAGCGATGATTTCCCTGATAAATTCTGAAGACTTAAGCGTATGGCAAGATTACTTAACCTTCCATACTATTTCAGGTAATGCTGGCTTATTATCAGAAGAAATCTACGCCGCTAATTTTGAATTTTTCGGTAAAGAGCTAAACGGCCAGCAAGAGCCTCGCCCACGTTGGAAGCGTGCTATTAGTCAAATGTCAGGCACGGAATCACTAGGCTTTGCCATTGGTAAAGTATATGTGGCTCGTTACTTCCCTGAAAGCTCGAAAAAGCAAATGTCTGAGCTGGTTGAAAACTTACGTACTGCTCTAGGTCAGCGTATTGATAATTTAGATTGGATGGGTGAAGAAACCAAAGTTAACGCTCATGCCAAGCTTGCTGCCTTTAACCCGAAAATTGGTTACCCTGATGTATGGCAAGAATATGATGGTTTGAACATTTCCAAAAAAGACCTTGTTGGTAATGTGCAAAACTTACGTAAATTCTTTAATGATGACAGCGTCGCTAAAGAGCTAGAAAAAACTGATCGCAACCGTTGGGGTATGACGCCACAACGCGTGAATGCCTATTACAACAGCTCATTTAACGAGATTGTTTTCCCAGCAGCCATTTTACAACCACCATTTTTTGATCCTAACGCCGATCCAGCCGTGAACTATGGCGGCATTGGCGCGGTTATCGGTCATGAAATGGGTCACGGTTTTGACGATCAAGGTTCAAAATCAGATGCCAATGGTATTCAACGTAACTGGTGGACAGACCAAGATAGAGCAGCCTTTGAAGCCAAAGCTGATCGTTTAGCCGGGCAATACAGCAAGTACGAACCAATTCCTGATAACTTTGTTAATGGTCGCAACAGCTTAGGTGAGAACATTGGTGATGTTGGTGGTTTAGCTATGGCATACCATGCCTATAAGCTAAGCCTAAATGGTAAAGAAGCGCCTATTATTGATGGTTTAACGGGTGATCAACGTTTCTTCTTAGCATGGGCACAGGTATGGAAAGAAAAACGTACTGAAAAAAGTATGTTAAACCAATTACGTGCAGGTACTCATGCACCGGGTAGATTCCGTGCGTTAGCGCCAAGAAACCACGACGCTTGGTACAAGGCCTTCAACGTACAGCCGGGTGATAAGCTTTACTTACCAGAAGATCAACGCGTACGCATTTGGTAA
- a CDS encoding SRPBCC family protein: protein MLKKIALTLFIILLLPLVAALFVKDSYDVEREVIIKQPVDKVFAYVKHLKNQDNYSKWALMDPDMKKSYRGVDGTVGFVSAWQSDNEEVGSGEQEIMAIVEGKRVDFQLRFLKPFQATEPAYMTTEGISANQTKVKWGFSGHLDYPMNLMMLFMDFEQIIGDDLQTGLNNLKTLQESQ, encoded by the coding sequence ATGCTTAAGAAAATTGCACTAACACTGTTTATTATCTTGTTATTACCTTTGGTGGCAGCATTATTTGTTAAAGATAGTTATGACGTTGAACGTGAGGTGATTATCAAGCAACCAGTGGATAAGGTTTTTGCTTATGTAAAACACTTAAAGAATCAAGATAACTATAGTAAGTGGGCCTTGATGGATCCTGATATGAAAAAATCATATCGCGGTGTTGATGGCACGGTTGGCTTTGTTTCTGCTTGGCAGTCAGATAATGAAGAGGTGGGTAGTGGTGAGCAAGAAATCATGGCGATTGTTGAGGGTAAAAGGGTTGATTTTCAATTGCGTTTTCTAAAACCTTTTCAAGCAACTGAGCCAGCCTATATGACCACTGAGGGGATTTCTGCAAATCAAACCAAAGTGAAATGGGGCTTTAGTGGTCATTTAGATTACCCGATGAATTTGATGATGCTATTTATGGACTTCGAACAAATTATTGGCGATGACTTACAAACAGGGTTAAATAATTTAAAAACGCTGCAAGAGTCGCAATAG
- a CDS encoding TonB-dependent receptor plug domain-containing protein, with translation MRFTTSPVALALIAALSSTHTLAEEVTQNDSADVERIEVTGSRIARINTQTPSPVVSIGSEAIKSSGILNANELLTQLPQFAMGFDSSQGNSSFGNAGLNLVNLRNLGTDRTLVLVNGRRVVQSTYDNGFMATDTGYIPVDLIDRIDVLTGGAAATYGADAVAGVVNFIMKKEYEGTRVSAQYGESDLGDGEAASFTITTGHNFNNDKGNVVFSLDYFDEKGASLMNRPGSGEQTSWLNNPDNTSDPDDGIPNKIAGYNLAWPDYNVHGQMMGVYDADTGNTNFYNVTGNESVYMYNWDDWRSPFYLQESDNATGWHINRYNKVNSPYERATFYTLVNYELTDDIHFSADFRYTKVESQNQISSEFNYWSGWLNDGDFDASIARPQHIQDLLAQDSGYFVTSIGLNELGPRTSDVERDLLAFTSTLTGEFSNGWSWDLYVSSGKTNHDTVLSNYTNKYRFSDGHDSVTNDDGQYCGVDVFDCPSSHPLVSMSQEALDYITLDPFGSQITTEQSTFSASTSGDLMDLPAGGLLFAAGIDIRRESIDMEVDETWQSGIADTEKHPWKAAKTIQEMFLEVEAPIISDVFLIDELLLSAAGRISSYTYAGTHKTWKLGATWSIIDGLAMRSTLAHTIRAPQLSEQFSAVRTGFSSGKLDPCDQVQIMNTPAEHKAQVIANCQAWGIDDPENFDSLARVNAGVDVTTTGNSYLKPESGDTLTAGIVYTPSFVDNLSFTVDYYDIELEDAMGSAGIQNTLDKCSKEEDINNSVYCPLVTRGSDGNIVDVLNTTVNQAYVHIKGIDIEVSYLQGLDKFGEIDFAFNVTKLLDSTYRDSDEDSIHDVTGIGYRNVELKARLVTTYTYEDLEVYWTTNYADGFQVSEYGTYDLYDKPFAPHSIMHDARIAYDVNDNTNVYFGISNVFDKNYFNHPETSYGRAQYDSMGRYFYGGFSYEF, from the coding sequence ATGAGATTTACAACATCGCCTGTTGCTTTAGCGCTTATAGCAGCATTGTCTTCAACTCATACATTGGCAGAGGAAGTAACACAAAATGACTCTGCCGATGTTGAACGTATTGAAGTTACCGGCTCTCGCATTGCTCGCATTAACACGCAAACGCCGTCACCTGTAGTATCTATTGGCTCTGAAGCTATTAAATCTTCGGGTATTTTAAATGCAAATGAATTACTTACTCAATTACCGCAGTTTGCAATGGGTTTTGATAGTTCTCAAGGTAACTCAAGCTTTGGTAATGCTGGCTTAAATCTAGTTAATTTACGTAACCTTGGTACAGATAGAACACTTGTTCTTGTAAATGGTCGTCGAGTTGTTCAGTCAACTTATGATAATGGCTTTATGGCAACTGATACAGGGTATATACCAGTAGATTTAATAGACAGAATTGACGTACTTACCGGTGGTGCTGCGGCTACTTATGGTGCTGATGCGGTAGCTGGTGTTGTTAACTTTATTATGAAAAAAGAGTATGAAGGCACACGTGTTTCTGCTCAGTATGGCGAGTCGGATTTAGGTGATGGTGAAGCGGCTTCATTTACTATTACCACAGGCCACAACTTTAATAATGATAAAGGTAATGTGGTTTTCTCATTAGATTATTTTGATGAGAAAGGCGCCAGCTTAATGAATCGCCCAGGCTCAGGCGAGCAAACATCTTGGCTGAATAATCCCGATAATACCAGTGATCCTGATGACGGCATCCCCAATAAAATTGCTGGCTATAATTTAGCTTGGCCGGATTATAATGTACATGGCCAAATGATGGGGGTTTATGACGCTGATACTGGTAACACAAACTTCTATAATGTTACCGGTAATGAATCAGTATATATGTATAACTGGGACGACTGGCGCTCACCTTTTTATTTACAAGAAAGTGACAATGCTACTGGTTGGCATATTAACCGTTATAACAAGGTAAATAGCCCTTATGAACGTGCAACGTTTTATACTTTAGTAAATTATGAGTTAACCGATGATATTCATTTTTCAGCTGATTTTCGCTATACCAAGGTAGAGAGTCAAAACCAAATTTCATCAGAGTTTAACTATTGGAGTGGCTGGCTAAATGATGGTGATTTTGATGCCAGCATAGCAAGACCGCAGCATATACAAGATTTGCTCGCACAAGATAGCGGCTATTTTGTCACCTCGATTGGCTTAAATGAGTTAGGCCCACGTACCAGTGATGTTGAACGCGATTTATTAGCCTTTACCAGCACACTAACTGGTGAATTTTCAAATGGCTGGAGCTGGGATCTATATGTTTCAAGTGGTAAAACTAACCATGATACAGTACTAAGTAACTACACAAATAAATATCGATTCAGTGATGGTCATGACTCTGTTACCAATGATGATGGTCAATATTGTGGTGTAGATGTCTTTGATTGTCCTAGCAGCCACCCATTGGTATCTATGTCACAAGAGGCGCTTGACTATATCACGCTTGATCCATTTGGGAGTCAAATTACTACGGAACAGAGTACATTTTCAGCTTCTACAAGTGGTGATCTTATGGATTTACCTGCTGGCGGCTTATTGTTTGCTGCGGGGATTGACATTCGTCGCGAATCAATAGATATGGAAGTGGATGAAACCTGGCAAAGTGGCATTGCTGATACGGAAAAACATCCGTGGAAAGCGGCAAAAACAATTCAAGAAATGTTTTTAGAAGTGGAAGCTCCTATTATATCAGATGTCTTTTTAATTGATGAATTATTGTTAAGTGCCGCAGGCCGTATTTCAAGTTACACCTATGCTGGCACCCATAAAACTTGGAAGTTAGGTGCAACATGGAGCATTATTGATGGCTTGGCTATGCGCTCAACATTGGCTCATACAATTCGAGCGCCTCAGTTGAGCGAGCAATTTTCAGCGGTTCGAACGGGTTTTTCGTCTGGTAAATTGGATCCTTGTGACCAAGTTCAGATAATGAATACGCCGGCAGAACACAAAGCACAAGTTATAGCTAACTGTCAGGCATGGGGCATTGATGACCCAGAAAACTTTGATTCTCTAGCGCGTGTAAATGCTGGTGTTGATGTAACCACTACAGGTAATAGCTATTTGAAGCCTGAAAGTGGAGATACTTTGACTGCAGGTATCGTATATACACCTAGTTTTGTTGATAATTTATCTTTTACTGTAGATTATTATGACATCGAATTGGAAGATGCCATGGGCAGTGCTGGTATTCAAAACACGTTAGATAAGTGCTCTAAAGAAGAGGACATCAATAATAGTGTGTATTGCCCTTTAGTTACGCGAGGCAGTGACGGTAATATTGTTGATGTTCTAAATACCACGGTTAACCAAGCATACGTGCATATAAAAGGGATAGATATAGAGGTTTCTTATTTACAGGGGTTAGATAAGTTTGGTGAGATTGACTTTGCTTTTAATGTAACGAAGCTTTTAGATTCGACCTATCGAGATTCAGATGAAGATAGTATCCATGACGTGACAGGTATAGGTTATCGCAATGTTGAGCTTAAGGCTCGTTTGGTAACAACGTATACTTATGAAGATTTAGAGGTTTACTGGACAACCAACTATGCCGATGGTTTCCAAGTATCTGAATACGGAACCTATGATCTGTATGATAAGCCATTCGCACCACATTCAATTATGCATGATGCCCGAATTGCTTATGATGTAAATGATAACACTAATGTGTATTTTGGTATCAGTAATGTCTTTGATAAAAACTACTTCAATCACCCTGAAACCTCATACGGGCGAGCACAGTATGACTCTATGGGACGTTACTTCTATGGCGGTTTCTCATACGAGTTTTAA